The following proteins are encoded in a genomic region of Methylobacterium tardum:
- the metH gene encoding methionine synthase: protein MTDFAPVDGTAIAKALRQRAAEKILVLDGAMGTVIQRLKYSEEDFRGDRFKDHGHDQKGNNDLLILTQPDAIRQIHLDYFLAGADVCETNTFSGTTIAQADYGMESIIHELNAEGARLAREAAKLAEEKDGRRRFVAGAIGPTNRTLSISPDVNNPGFRAVTFDQVKQAYVEQVRGLIDGGAELILIETIFDTLNAKAAVAAAWQVFDETGIRLPIQISGTITDLSGRTLSGQTPAAFWHSLRHSEPLTFGLNCALGAREMRGHIAELSRICDTLVCAYPNAGLPNEFGLYDESPEAMGKLVGEFAESGLVNMVGGCCGTTPDHIRAIAQAVAGKAPRPIPEIPRLMRLSGLEPFVLTPEIPFVNVGERTNVTGSAKFRKLITNGDYAAALDVARDQVAAGAQVIDVNMDEGLLDSQKAMVEFLNLVAAEPDIARVPVMVDSSKFEVIEAGLKCIQGKPIVNSISMKEGEEKFIEAAKICRSYGAAVVVMAFDEQGQADSYERKVEICTKAYRILTEQVGFPPEDIIFDPNIFAVATGIEEHNPYGVAFIEATRTIRETLPHAHISGGVSNLSFAFRGNEPVREAMHAVFLFHCIKAGMDMGIVNAGQLAVYDEIPAELRELCEDVVLNRRDDSTERLLEAAERFKTGASAQAKTADLTWREAPVAKRIEHALVNGITEYIVADTEEARKQAERPLHVIEGPLMAGMNVVGDLFGSGKMFLPQVVKSARVMKQAVAYLEPFMEEEKRANGGDGKRQAAGKVLMATVKGDVHDIGKNIVGVVLACNNYEIIDLGVMVPAAKILETAKREQVDIVGLSGLITPSLDEMVHVAGEMEREGLDVPLLIGGATTSRVHTAVKIHPAYAKGQAVYVTDASRAVGVVSSLISKETRGPTIEKVRAEYAKVADAHKRSEADKQRLPLPKARANAFKIDWSGYKPAKPSFTGTRVYGSYEVADLVPYIDWTPFLQTYEFKGRFPALLDDPEQGPAARALYEDAQEMLKQIVAERWFNPKAVIGFWPANSVGDDIALYTGESRSERLATFHGLRQQLSKRDGRSNTCLSDFVAPSETGIADYVGGFVVTAGLEEVRIAERFERANDDYRAILVKALADRIAEAFAERMHERVRKEFWGYASDEAYAPEDLVLEKYDGIRPAPGYPAQPDHTEKTTLFDLLKAESRIGVKLTESYAMWPGSSVSGIYIAHPEAHYFGVAKVERDQVEDYAARKGMDIREVERWLGPILNYDPARYLAQAAE, encoded by the coding sequence ATGACCGATTTTGCCCCCGTCGACGGCACCGCGATCGCGAAGGCCCTGCGCCAGCGCGCGGCGGAGAAGATCCTCGTCCTCGACGGGGCGATGGGCACCGTGATCCAGCGGCTCAAGTACTCGGAAGAAGACTTTCGTGGCGACCGCTTCAAGGATCACGGCCACGATCAGAAGGGCAACAACGACCTCCTGATCCTGACCCAGCCCGACGCGATCCGGCAGATCCACCTCGACTACTTCCTGGCCGGCGCCGACGTCTGCGAGACCAACACCTTCTCGGGCACCACCATCGCCCAGGCCGATTACGGCATGGAGTCGATCATCCACGAGCTGAACGCCGAGGGCGCGCGGCTCGCCCGCGAGGCCGCCAAGCTCGCCGAAGAGAAGGACGGCCGCCGCCGCTTCGTGGCCGGCGCCATCGGCCCGACGAACCGCACGCTCTCAATCTCGCCGGACGTGAACAACCCGGGCTTCCGGGCCGTCACCTTCGATCAGGTGAAGCAGGCCTACGTGGAGCAGGTCCGCGGCCTGATCGACGGCGGCGCCGAGCTGATCCTGATCGAGACCATCTTCGACACGCTCAACGCAAAGGCCGCGGTGGCGGCGGCATGGCAGGTCTTCGACGAGACCGGCATCCGCCTGCCGATCCAGATCTCCGGCACGATCACGGATCTCTCGGGCCGCACCCTGTCGGGCCAGACCCCGGCGGCCTTCTGGCACTCCCTGCGGCATTCCGAGCCGCTGACCTTCGGCCTCAACTGCGCGCTCGGTGCCCGCGAGATGCGCGGCCACATCGCCGAGCTGTCGCGGATCTGCGACACGCTCGTCTGCGCCTACCCGAATGCCGGCCTGCCGAATGAGTTCGGCCTCTACGACGAGAGCCCGGAGGCGATGGGCAAGCTTGTCGGCGAGTTCGCCGAAAGCGGCCTCGTCAACATGGTCGGTGGCTGCTGCGGCACCACGCCGGACCATATCCGCGCCATCGCGCAGGCGGTCGCCGGCAAGGCGCCGCGGCCGATCCCCGAGATCCCGCGCCTGATGCGGCTCTCCGGCCTCGAGCCCTTCGTGCTCACGCCGGAAATCCCCTTCGTGAACGTCGGCGAGCGCACGAATGTCACCGGCTCGGCCAAGTTCCGCAAGCTGATCACCAACGGCGACTACGCGGCGGCGCTCGACGTCGCCCGCGATCAGGTCGCGGCCGGCGCCCAGGTGATCGACGTCAACATGGACGAGGGCCTGCTCGACTCCCAGAAGGCGATGGTCGAGTTCCTGAACCTCGTCGCCGCCGAGCCCGACATCGCCCGGGTGCCCGTGATGGTCGATTCCTCGAAGTTCGAGGTGATCGAGGCCGGGCTGAAGTGCATCCAGGGCAAGCCGATCGTGAACTCGATCTCCATGAAGGAGGGCGAGGAGAAGTTCATCGAGGCCGCCAAGATCTGTCGCTCCTACGGAGCCGCCGTGGTGGTGATGGCCTTTGACGAGCAGGGTCAGGCGGATTCCTACGAGCGCAAGGTCGAGATCTGCACCAAGGCCTACCGAATCCTGACCGAGCAGGTCGGCTTCCCGCCCGAGGACATCATCTTCGACCCGAATATCTTCGCCGTCGCCACCGGTATCGAGGAACACAATCCGTATGGCGTGGCCTTCATCGAGGCGACCCGCACGATCCGCGAGACCCTGCCGCACGCCCACATCTCGGGCGGCGTCTCGAACCTGTCCTTCGCATTTCGCGGCAATGAGCCGGTGCGCGAGGCGATGCACGCGGTGTTCCTGTTCCACTGCATCAAGGCCGGCATGGATATGGGCATCGTCAATGCCGGCCAGCTCGCCGTCTACGACGAGATCCCCGCGGAACTCCGCGAACTCTGCGAGGACGTGGTTCTCAACCGCCGCGATGATTCCACCGAGCGCCTGCTGGAGGCGGCCGAGCGGTTCAAGACTGGCGCCTCGGCGCAGGCCAAGACCGCCGACCTGACCTGGCGCGAAGCTCCGGTCGCGAAGCGCATCGAGCACGCGCTGGTCAACGGCATCACCGAATACATCGTGGCCGACACCGAGGAGGCACGGAAGCAGGCCGAGCGCCCGCTCCACGTCATCGAGGGCCCGCTGATGGCGGGCATGAACGTGGTCGGCGACCTGTTCGGCTCCGGCAAGATGTTCCTGCCGCAGGTGGTGAAGTCGGCTCGCGTGATGAAGCAGGCGGTGGCCTATCTCGAGCCCTTCATGGAGGAGGAGAAGCGCGCCAACGGCGGCGATGGCAAGCGCCAGGCCGCCGGCAAGGTGCTGATGGCCACCGTGAAGGGCGACGTCCACGACATCGGCAAGAACATCGTCGGCGTCGTGCTGGCCTGCAACAACTACGAGATCATCGATCTCGGCGTGATGGTGCCGGCCGCCAAGATCCTGGAGACCGCCAAGCGCGAGCAGGTCGACATCGTCGGCCTGTCGGGCCTGATCACCCCGTCGCTCGACGAGATGGTCCACGTGGCCGGCGAGATGGAGCGCGAGGGGCTCGACGTGCCGCTGCTGATCGGCGGCGCCACCACGAGCCGCGTCCACACGGCGGTGAAGATCCACCCGGCCTACGCCAAGGGGCAGGCGGTCTACGTCACCGACGCGAGCCGCGCGGTCGGCGTGGTGTCGAGCCTGATCTCCAAGGAGACCCGCGGGCCCACGATCGAGAAGGTCCGGGCCGAGTACGCCAAGGTTGCCGACGCCCATAAGCGCTCGGAGGCCGACAAGCAGCGGCTGCCGTTGCCCAAGGCGCGGGCCAACGCGTTCAAGATCGACTGGTCGGGCTACAAGCCGGCGAAGCCCAGCTTCACCGGCACGAGGGTCTACGGCTCCTACGAGGTCGCCGACCTCGTGCCCTACATCGACTGGACGCCGTTCCTGCAGACCTACGAGTTCAAGGGCCGCTTCCCGGCGCTCCTGGACGACCCCGAGCAGGGCCCGGCCGCCCGCGCCCTCTACGAGGACGCGCAAGAGATGCTGAAGCAGATCGTGGCGGAGCGCTGGTTCAACCCGAAGGCGGTGATCGGCTTCTGGCCGGCCAACAGCGTCGGCGACGACATCGCGCTCTACACCGGCGAGAGCCGGTCGGAGCGGCTCGCCACCTTCCACGGCCTGCGCCAGCAGCTCTCGAAGCGCGACGGGCGGTCGAACACCTGCCTGTCGGACTTCGTGGCGCCTTCCGAGACCGGCATCGCCGACTATGTCGGCGGCTTCGTGGTCACGGCCGGCCTGGAGGAAGTGCGCATCGCCGAGCGCTTCGAGCGGGCGAACGACGATTACCGGGCGATCCTGGTGAAGGCGCTGGCCGATCGCATCGCCGAGGCCTTCGCCGAGCGGATGCACGAGCGGGTGCGCAAGGAGTTCTGGGGCTACGCTTCCGACGAGGCCTAC
- the metF gene encoding methylenetetrahydrofolate reductase [NAD(P)H], which produces MRRSTHRASRDGYHPIRVSIEFFPPKTEEMEKILWGSIERLAPLQPSFVSVTYGAGGSTRERTHNTVARMVRETSLKPAAHLTCVDATREEIDAVVQSYWDAGVRHIVALRGDPAEGVGHAYRPHPEGYASTAELVEGIKRIGDFKVSVSAYPEKHPEAASLEADIDALKAKVDAGADQAITQFFFENEIYLRYLDKVRAAGITIPIIPGILPVQNFKQAANFARRTGASVPYWLAARFEGLENDVETRRLVAAAVAAEQVLDLVDEGVNDFHFYSMNRSDLVYAICHLLGLRAQAPKLAAAKAAA; this is translated from the coding sequence ATGCGACGCTCCACTCACCGCGCCAGCCGCGACGGCTACCACCCGATCCGTGTCTCGATCGAGTTCTTCCCGCCGAAGACCGAGGAGATGGAGAAGATCCTCTGGGGTTCGATCGAGCGCCTCGCGCCACTCCAGCCGAGCTTCGTGTCGGTGACCTACGGGGCCGGCGGCTCGACCCGCGAGCGCACCCACAACACCGTGGCCCGGATGGTCCGCGAGACCAGCCTGAAGCCGGCCGCGCACCTCACCTGCGTGGACGCCACCCGCGAGGAGATCGACGCGGTGGTCCAGTCCTACTGGGACGCGGGCGTGCGTCACATCGTGGCGTTGCGCGGCGACCCGGCCGAGGGCGTCGGCCACGCCTACCGGCCGCATCCGGAGGGCTACGCCTCGACCGCCGAGCTGGTCGAGGGGATCAAGCGGATCGGCGACTTCAAGGTGTCGGTCTCGGCCTATCCCGAGAAGCACCCGGAGGCGGCGTCGCTCGAGGCGGACATCGACGCTCTGAAGGCCAAGGTCGATGCCGGCGCCGATCAGGCGATCACCCAGTTCTTCTTCGAGAACGAGATCTACCTGCGCTACCTGGACAAGGTCCGGGCCGCCGGGATCACGATCCCGATCATCCCGGGCATCCTGCCGGTGCAGAACTTCAAGCAGGCGGCGAACTTCGCCCGCCGCACCGGCGCCTCGGTGCCGTACTGGCTGGCCGCCCGGTTCGAGGGCCTGGAGAACGATGTCGAGACCCGCCGGCTCGTCGCCGCCGCGGTGGCGGCCGAGCAGGTGCTCGACCTCGTGGACGAGGGCGTCAACGACTTCCACTTCTACTCGATGAACCGCTCGGATCTGGTCTACGCGATCTGCCACCTGCTCGGCCTGCGCGCTCAGGCGCCGAAGCTGGCGGCGGCGAAGGCGGCGGCCTAA